From a single Raphanus sativus cultivar WK10039 chromosome 3, ASM80110v3, whole genome shotgun sequence genomic region:
- the LOC108845736 gene encoding glutamate synthase 1 [NADH], chloroplastic isoform X1 — protein sequence MSAASSSSSLLQIRNNRLFPARSLRRDSASVSQLAVASGVSSRRAAARCSVKSQEKPFLGTRVRRSVGSETTLQLWRSDGPGRSPKLRTVVRSSFSGVPEKPLGLYDPSFDKDSCGVGFVAELSGETSRKTVTDSLEMLIRMTHRGACGCESNTGDGAGILVGMPHHFYAQAAKDLGFVLPPAGEYAVGMFFLPTAESRRDESKNVFTKVAESLGHSVIGWRSVPTDNSGLGKSALQTEPIIEQVFLTPTTKSQVDLEQQMYILRRMSMVAIRAALNLEHGAMKDFYICSLSSRTVVYKGQLKPDQLKDYYYADLGSERFTSYMALVHSRFSTNTFPSWDRAQPMRVLGHNGEINTLRGNVNWMRAREGLLKCKELGLSKQELKKLLPIVDVSSSDSGAFDGVLELLVRAGRSLPEAVMMMIPEAWQNDKNIDPSRKSFYEYLSSLMEPWDGPALISFTDGRYLGATLDRNGLRPGRFYVTHSGRVIMASEVGVVDVPPEDVMRKGRLNPGMMLLVDFEKHIVVDDDALKQQYSQARPYGEWLERQKIELKDIIKSVPETERIAPPISGAVLANNDDDSMENMGIHGLLSPLKAFGYTVEALEMLLLPMAKDGTEALGSMGNDAPLAVMSNREKLCFEYFKQMFAQVTNPPIDPIREKIVTSMECMIGPEGDLTETTEEQCHRLSLKGPLLTIEEMESVKKMNYRGWRTKVLDITYPKEEGAKGLEITLDRICAEANDAIKEGYTLLVLSDRAFSPTRVAVSSLLAVGAVHHHLVKSLARTQVGLIVESAEPREVHHFCTLVGFGADAICPYLAVESVHRLQVDGKIPPKSNGEFHSKEELVKKYYKASNYGMMKVLAKMGISTLASYKGAQIFEALGLSSEVIEKCFAGTPSRVEGATFEMLARDALLLHEMAFPARAYAPGSAEASALSNPGNYHWRKNGEIHLNDPLAIAKLQEAARTNSVAAYKEYSKRINELNKQSNLRGLMKFKEADVKIPLDEVEPASEIVKRFCTGAMSYGSISLEAHQTLAMAMNKLGGKSNTGEGGELPSRMEPLPDGSRNPKRSSIKQIASGRFGVSSYYLTNADELQIKMAQGAKPGEGGELPGHKVIGDIAITRNSTAGVGLISPPPHHDIYSIEDLAQLIHDLKNANPGARISVKLVSEAGVGVIASGVVKGHADHVLIAGHDGGTGASRWTGIKNAGLPWELGLAETHQTLVANDLRGRTVLQTDGQLKTGRDVAVAALLGAEEFGFSTAPLITLGCIMMRKCHKNTCPVGIATQDPVLREKFAGEPEHVINFFFMLAEEVREIMSGLGFRSLTEMIGRADMLELDREVVKNNDKLKNIDLSLLLRPAADIRPGAAQYCVQKQDHGLDMALDQELIALSKSALEKSLPVYIETPICNVNRAVGTMLSHEVTKRYHLAGLPKDTIHIKFSGSAGQSLGAFLCPGITLELEGDSNDYVGKGLSGGKVVVYPPKGSSFDPKENIVIGNVALYGATSGEAYFNGMAAERFSVRNSGAKAVVEGVGDHGCEYMTGGTVVVLGKTGRNFAAGMSGGVAYVLDVDGKFHTRCNLELVDLDKVEDDDDKMTLKMMIQQHQRHTNSQLAQEVLADFENLLPKFIKVFPRDYKRVLAAMKEEEVSKQAIERASEEADEMEEKELEEKDAFAELKNLAASSSKEEMSGNGVATETPKKPSLVDNAVKHRGFIAYEREGVKYREPSVRLNDWNEVMEESKPGPLLKTQSARCMDCGTPFCHQENSGCPLGNKIPEFNELVYQNRWQEALNRLLETNNFPEFTGRVCPAPCEGSCVLGIIENPVSIKSIECAIIDKAFEEGWMVPRPPLTRTGKKVAIIGSGPAGLAAADQLNKMGHSVTVYERADRIGGLMMYGVPNMKTDKIDIVQRRVDLMTKEGINFVVNANIGKDPSYSLDGLKEENDAIVLAVGSTKPRDLPVPGRDLSGVHFAMEFLHANTKSLLDSNLQDGNYISAKGKKVVVIGGGDTGTDCIGTSIRHGCTNIVNLELLPQPPSTRAPGNPWPQWPRVFRIDYGHQEAATKFGKDPRTYEVLTKRFIGDDNGNVKGLELVRVSWEKDESGRFQFKEIEGSEEIIEADLVFLAMGFLGPEPTLAEKLGLECDNRSNFKAEYGRFSTTVEGVFAAGDCRRGQSLVVWAISEGRQAASQVDKFLSKDEDDLVGAKLEQNLNEMKHRH from the exons atgtcggCAGCTTCTTCGTCGAGCTCCCTTCTACAGATCCGAAACAACCGCCTGTTCCCAGCCCGATCCCTCAGGAGAGACTCCGCCTCCGTCTCTCAATTGGCCGTCGCGTCCGGCGTCAGCAGCCGCAGAGCCGCCGCGCGATGCTCTGTGAAGAGTCAGGAGAAGCCGTTCTTGGGGACGAGGGTGAGGAGATCCGTTGGATCCGAGACGACGCTTCAGCTATGGAGATCGGACGGTCCGGGACGGTCTCCGAAGCTGAGGACGGTGGTGAGATCGTCGTTCTCCGGCGTTCCGGAGAAGCCTCTCGGTCTCTACGATCCTTCGTTTGATAAGGACTCTTGCGGAGTCGGTTTCGTCGCGGAGCTGTCCGGCGAGACCAGCCGCAAAACG gtGACTGATTCATTGGAGATGTTGATAAGGATGACTCATAGAGGCGCGTGTGGGTGTGAGAGCAACACTGGTGACGGCGCTGGGATTCTTGTTGGTATGCCTCATCACTTCTACGCTCAG GCTGCTAAAGATCTTGGCTTTGTGCTTCCTCCTGCTGGGGAGTATGCTGTTGGTATGTTCTTTTTACCAACCGCTGAGTCCAGGAGAGATGAAAGCAAAAATGTTTTCACCAAG GTTGCTGAATCACTTGGTCACTCAGTTATTGGATGGAGATCAGTTCCTACTGATAACTCTGGTTTGGGGAAGTCTGCTTTGCAGACGGAACCGATCATAGAGCAGGTTTTCCTCACTCCTACAACCAAGTCCCAAGTTGACCTTGAGCAAcag ATGTACATCCTTAGAAGGATGTCCATGGTTGCAATCCGAGCAGCGTTGAACCTTGAGCATGGTGCCATGAAGGACTTCTACATTTGTTCTTTGTCTTCTAG GACTGTTGTCTACAAGGGACAACTGAAGCCTGATCAGCTAAAGGACTATTACTATGCAGATCTTGGGAGTGAAAGGTTTACGAGCTACATGGCCCTG GTCCATTCTCGGTTCTCTACCAATACATTTCCCAGCTGGGATCGTGCTCAGCCTATGCGAGTTTTGGGGCACAACGGAGAGATTAATACGCTTAGGGGAAACGTGAACTG GATGAGGGCACGTGAAGGTCTGCTCAAGTGCAAGGAACTTGGACTATCAAAGCAGGAGTTGAAGAAGCTTCTACCTATTGTGGATGTTAGCTCTTCTGACTCAG GTGCTTTTGATGGTGTTCTTGAGCTTCTTGTCCGAGCTGGCAGAAGTCTACCTGAAGCTGTCATGATGATGATTCCTGAAGCATGGCAGAATGACAAAAACATTGATCCAAGTAGAAAGTCATTCTATGAATACTTATCTTCGCTAATGGAGCCATGGGATGGACCTGCTCTCATATCAT TTACTGATGGCCGTTACTTGGGTGCCACACTGGACCGTAATGGGCTTCGTCCTGGTAGGTTCTACGTAACCCACAGTGGAAGAGTCATCATGGCTAGTGAAGTTGGGGTAGTGGATGTACCACCTGAAGATGTGATGAGGAAAGGAAGACTTAACCCAGGCATGATGCTTCTTGTTGACTTCGAGAAGCATATTGTTGTCGATGACGATGCTTTGAAGCAACAATATTCCCAGGCAAGGCCTTATGGCGAATGGCTTGAAAGGCAGAAGATTGAACTCAAAGACATCATTAAGTCTGTCCCGGAGACTGAACGGATTGCTCCTCCAATTTCTGGGGCTGTACTG GCGAATAATGATGATGACTCAATGGAGAACATGGGCATTCATGGTTTATTGTCTCCACTAAAAGCGTTTGg TTATACCGTTGAGGCTTTGGAAATGCTGCTACTTCCAATGGCTAAAGATGGCACTGAAGCACTTGGTTCTATGGGAAATGATGCACCTCTAGCTGTTATGTCAAACAGAGAAAAGTTATGTTTTGAGTACTTCAAGCAAATGTTTGCTCAAGTAACAAATCCTCCAATCGATCCTATCCGTGAAAAGATTGTTACTTCAATGGAGTGCATGATCGGCCCAGAAGGTGATCTAACCGAAACAACTGAGGAGCAATGTCACCGTCTCTCCCTAAAAGGTCCTCTTTTGACCATCGAAGAGATGGAATCTGTCAAGAAAATGAACTACAGAGGCTGGAGGACTAAAGTTCTCGATATAACTTATCCAAAAGAAGAAGGCGCAAAAGGGTTGGAGATTACCTTAGACCGAATTTGTGCTGAAGCAAATGACGCGATCAAGGAGGGATACACATTACTGGTTTTGTCTGATCGAG CTTTCTCTCCAACGCGTGTTGCTGTGAGCTCTCTCTTGGCTGTTGGTGCCGTCCATCACCACCTTGTTAAGAGCCTTGCACGTACTCAAGTTGGTTTGATTGTGGAGTCTGCTGAACCACGTGAAGTGCATCATTTCTGTACACTTGTGGGATTCGGAGCAGATGCTATCTGCCCATATCTGGCTGTAGAGTCTGTCCATAGATTACAGGTTGATGGCAAGATACCACCTAAGTCTAACGGTGAATTCCATTCCAAAGAAGAGCTTGTCAAGAAGTATTACAAGGCAAGCAACTATGGAATGATGAAGGTTCTTGCCAAAATGGGAATTTCTACCCTGGCCTCATACAAGGGTGCTCAAATCTTTGAAGCTCTTGGGCTCTCATCAGAAGTCATTGAGAAGTGTTTTGCTGGTACCCCAAGCAGAGTTGAAGGAGCTACATTTGAGATGCTTGCACGTGATGCGCTTCTCTTGCATGAGATGGCCTTTCCAGCCCGTGCCTACGCCCCTGGAAGTGCAGAAGCTTCAGCACTCTCCAACCCTGGGAACTATCACTGGAGGAAGAATGGGGAAATTCATCTTAATGACCCTCTCGCCATTGCCAAGTTGCAGGAGGCAGCAAGGACTAACAGTGTGGCTGCGTACAAGGAATACTCGAAGCGCATCAATGAGTTGAACAAGCAAAGTAACTTGCGTGGGCTCATGAAGTTCAAAGAAGCAGATGTCAAAATTCCACTAGATGAAGTGGAGCCTGCCAGTGAAATTGTTAAGCGGTTCTGCACTGGCGCTATGAGTTATGGATCAATATCACTCGAAGCACATCAAACCCTTGCAATGGCTATGAACAAACTTGGAGGAAAGTCGAACACAg GTGAGGGAGGAGAACTGCCATCTCGTATGGAGCCTCTTCCAGATGGTTCAAGGAACCCTAAAAGAAGTTCCATCAAACAAATTGCTAGTGGAAGATTCGGTGTTTCGAGCTACTATCTTACCAATGCTGACGAGCTGCAGATAAAGATGGCTCAG GGAGCAAAACCTGGGGAAGGTGGGGAGCTACCTGGCCACAAGGTTATTGGAGACATAGCTATCACCAGAAATTCCACCGCTGGTGTGGGGCTTATCAGTCCACCTCCTCATCATGACATCTACTCTATCGAAGATCTTGCCCAGCTAATTCACGATCTCAAG aATGCCAATCCTGGGGCTCGTATTAGTGTTAAACTCGTATCTGAAGCTGGTGTTGGAGTTATTGCAAGTGGTGTGGTGAAGGGTCACGCTGACCATGTTCTGATAGCAGGTCATGATGGTGGTACTGGTGCCTCTCGTTGGACTGGTATTAAAAATGCGGGTCTTCCGTGGGAACTTGGTCTAGCAGAGACGCACCAAACCCTTGTTGCCAATGACCTTCGTGGCCGTACTGTTCTTCAGACAGATGGGCAGCTGAAAACTGGGAGGGATGTTGCCGTTGCTGCTCTTCTTGGTGCAGAAGAGTTTGGTTTCAGTACTGCACCTCTTATTACACTAGGGTGTATCATGATGAGAAAGTGCCACAAGAACACTTGCCCTGTTGGAATTGCTACTCAAGATCCAGTTCTCCGTGAGAAGTTTGCTGGGGAGCCTGAGCATGTTATCAACTTCTTCTTTATGCTTGCTGAGGAAGTTAGAGAGATCATGTCTGGACTTGGTTTCAGAAGTCTAACTGAAATGATCGGTCGTGCGGATATGCTTGAACTAGACAGGGAAGTTGTCAAGAACAACGATAAGCTGAAGAACATTGATCTCTCACTTCTACTCAGACCCGCTGCTGATATTCGTCCTGGTGCTGCTCAGTACTGTGTCCAGAAACAAGATCACGGCTTAGACATGGCTTTGGATCAAGAGCTGATTGCATTGTCTAAATCTGCTCTAGAGAAGTCTCTCCCCGTGTACATTGAAACTCCCATCTGCAACGTTAACCGTGCTGTTGGGACAATGCTGAGCCACGAGGTTACTAAACGCTACCACTTGGCTGGTCTACCAAAGGATACAATTCATATCAAGTTCTCAGGAAGTGCTGGGCAGAGTCTTGGAGCTTTCTTGTGTCCGGGAATTACACTAGAACTTGAGGGTGACAGCAACGACTATGTTGGTAAAGGTCTCTCCGGAGGTAAAGTTGTTGTCTACCCTCCTAAAGGAAGCAGCTTCGATCCAAAAGAGAACATTGTTATTGGTAACGTAGCACTTTATGGGGCCACTAGTGGTGAAGCCTACTTTAATGGGATGGCAGCTGAAAGATTCTCTGTTCGTAATTCTGGTGCCAAAGCCGTTGTGGAAGGTGTTGGTGATCACGGTTGCGAGTATATGACTGGTGGTACAGTTGTGGTGCTTGGAAAGACTGGTAGAAACTTTGCTGCTGGTATGAGTGGTGGTGTTGCATATGTCCTTGACGTGGATGGAAAGTTTCACACAAGGTGCAACCTTGAACTCGTTGATCTTGATAAAGTTGAAGATGACGATGACAAAATGACGCTCAAAATGATGATACAGCAACATCAACGACACACGAACAGCCAACTTGCACAAGAAGTTCTTGCAGACTTTGAGAATTTGCTGCCGAAGTTTATCAAGGTTTTTCCTAGAGATTACAAACGTGTTTTGGCAGCCATGAAAGAGGAGGAGGTCTCCAAGCAAGCCATTGAGCGTGCTTCTGAAGAAGCTGACGAGATGGAAGAAAAGGAACTTGAGGAGAAAGATGCCTTTGCCGAGCTGAAGAACTTGgcagcttcttcttcaaaaGAGGAGATGTCTGGAAACGGAGTGGCCACTGAAACTCCAAAGAAACCTTCTCTAGTAGATAATGCTGTTAAACATCGCGGTTTCATTGCTTATGAGCGTGAGGGAGTAAAGTACAGAGAACCCAGTGTTAGACTTAATGACTGGAACGAAGTCATGGAGGAATCAAAACCTGGACCGCTTCTCAAGACTCAGTCAGCTCGTTGCATGGACTGTGGAACTCCATTCTGCCACCAG GAGAACTCTGGGTGTCCCCTAGGTAACAAGATCCCTGAGTTCAATGAACTTGTTTACCAAAACAGATGGCAAGAAGCGTTGAATCGTCTACTTGAGACGAATAACTTCCCAGAATTTACTGGAAGAGTCTGCCCTGCACCATGTGAAGGTTCATGTGTTCTTGGTATAATTGAGAACCCCGTTTCTATCAAAAGTATCGAGTGTGCTATCATAGATAAAGCCTTTGAGGAAGGATGGATGGTACCAAGACCTCCTCTCACGAGAACAGG GAAGAAAGTTGCCATTATCGGAAGTGGGCCAGCTGGACTTGCTGCTGCTGACCAGCTGAACAAAATGGGCCACTCGGTAACTGTCTACGAGCGTGCTGATAGAATTGGTGGGCTTATGATGTATGGAGTCCCAAACATGAAGACTGACAAAATTGACATAGTCCAACGCCGAGTTGATCTTATGACCAAAGAAGGTATCAACTTTGTGGTCAATGCTAACATTGGAAAAGACCCGTCTTACTCTCTGGATGGACTTAAGGAGGAGAATGATGCAATTGTTCTTGCTGTTGGTTCCACAAAACCAAG AGATCTTCCAGTGCCTGGTCGTGATCTATCAGGTGTTCATTTTGCTATGGAGTTTCTTCATGCGAACACCAAGAGTCTGCTTGATAGCAATCTTCAAGATGGCAATTACATTTCTGCCAAGGGTAAGAAGGTTGTGGTCATTGGTGGAGGTGATACCGGCACAGATTGTATTGGAACATCTATCCGTCATGGTTGCACCAACATTGTAAACCTAGAGCTTCTTCCTCAGCCACCTTCAACGAGAGCTCCTGGAAACCCTTGGCCACAG TGGCCCCGTGTCTTCCGTATTGATTACGGACACCAAGAAGCTGCGACCAAGTTTGGAAAAGATCCTAGAACATATGAAGTCTTGACCAAGCGGTTCATAGGAGATGACAATGGAAACGTGAAAGGGCTTGAACTTGTGCGTGTGAGTTGGGAGAAGGATGAATCCGGAAGGTTCCAGTTCAAGGAGATTGAAGGCTCTGAGGAGATAATCGAAGCGGATCTTGTTTTCTTGGCCATGGGATTCCTTGGACCTGAGCCA ACACTTGCTGAGAAGCTAGGACTAGAATGCGACAACAGGTCGAACTTCAAGGCGGAGTACGGCAGATTCTCCACAACTGTGGAAGGTGTTTTTGCAGCGGGGGATTGTCGGAGAGGCCAGTCTTTGGTGGTATGGGCCATCTCAGAAGGACGTCAAGCTGCATCTCAGGTGGACAAGTTCCTCAGCAAAGACGAGGATGACCTAGTTGGCGCAAAGCTCGAACAAAATCTCAACGAGATGAAGCACCGACACTAG